One stretch of Pomacea canaliculata isolate SZHN2017 linkage group LG1, ASM307304v1, whole genome shotgun sequence DNA includes these proteins:
- the LOC112573809 gene encoding putative pyridoxal-dependent decarboxylase domain-containing protein 2, whose amino-acid sequence MPACTDAKKKKRKWQRRRQEKLFLLPWRPMFLIKRVLICKEEFRKRRIASPLKHNSAMFKGLPLMITMVVFYLGCLNPLLSDVEERVLKTTAILDSINKQMEEERKERMRRRLTAHIPEALLGGGEARESVMMKLEQLIFFEEIEGTDEICLQEHVRLQELDDIGHTSVIASSLKSYLSTLEEPELKRVTNKISSDSQLWLSRLFRFGDSCVLYHDDEREGLVRVCRLALCHRYPKYVTDGFDALYSRPPVIYLSAAARPGLGYYLCLQLGLPLSCICTVPCNTMFGASSKMDVAVLEKLIQDDIAAAKTPVLLLAFAGTTLGHVDNLQRLQEICKANQIWLHVEGTHLATLTLLSVPTSVSSAQSGDSLTVTLGTWLGVPGLPNVTIFKESDATLVHAAGLNTFNTKLKLMSLPIWMVLLNIGHEGIVKRITFSCDLAKQLYDHLDQITTVKQISRDTKTSSQRDYRTISDLISKAISALLVFEIANPTVVFRYMEDVSAPGAIVAPYAMNSESENDQSSDVIYFDALNVWLAEALQASDPKVPIETIEVEKEGICIRYCPLENSYAKGTTKEDMEHFIESLLSNISVLNASTLQRKRFQMVVEAQPNLKIVHLQNWAGLGAVRYIPDLYLSHEDLDEKDFEGINSINAELVHQLKAKDTAFSIGHTDSGEVCVKFGLITQETDVEELIDMVQRTGREVEESSKFLESMSELILKGIEEAKKQLVKESEQKLMSEGVLRQVPLVSSLVNWFSPVKDGTKGRSFSLTSGKIVSTEDTYRYHVQIQEEANKSPTTHSSITSSIKGGGEPEEQQEACTTAGRVKAQLISQATPPASPTSDTVGLAHTVAMEPPAVAAQQLNHEIKHISNSSATTVKLEWSLLFS is encoded by the exons ATGCCAGCGTGTACagacgcgaaaaaaaaaaaaagaaaatggcagagGCGTCGCCAAGAGAAGCTGTTTCTCCTACCGTGGAGACCGATGTTCCTGATAAAAAGAGTCTTGATATGCAAAGAGGAATTTCGGAAGAGAAGAATAGCCTCCCCGTTAAAGCACAATTCGGCGATGTTCAAGGGCCTGCCTCTAATGATTACGATGGTAGTTTTTTACCT agGATGTTTAAACCCATTGCTGTCAGATGTAGAGGAGAGGGTGTTGAAGACAACTGCAATTCTGGATAGTATTAATAA GCaaatggaagaagaaagaaaggaaagaatgcGAAGACGGCTCACTGCTCATATTCCAGAGGCATTGTTAGGAGG TGGAGAGGCAAGAGAGTCTGTGATGATGAAACTGGAGCAGcttattttctttgaagaaattgAGGGCACCGATGAAATCTGCTTGCa GGAGCATGTGCGCCTCCAAGAACTGGATGACATTGGACACACATCAGTCATTGCCAGCAGCCTCAAATCCTATCTTAGCACTCTAGAGGAACCAGAATTGAAACGTGTGACCAACAAGATATCATCTGACAGCCAGCTCTGGCTGTCTAGGCTGTTCAG GTTTGGTGACTCTTGTGTGCTATATCATGATGATGAACGAGAAGGATTGGTGCGGGTGTGTCGACTTGCTCTTTGTCATCGGTACCCAAAGTATGTCACAGATGGTTTTGATGCTCTTTACTCCCGCCCACCTGTTATTTACCTCAGTGCAGCAGCTCGCCCAGGACTTGGCTACTACCTTTGTCTCCAG CTGGGCCTTCCGTTGTCCTGCATTTGTACGGTCCCCTGTAACACAATGTTTGGAGCCAGCAGTAAAATG GATGTGGCTGTTCTGGAGAAGCTGATACAAGATGACATCGCTGCAGCAAAAACTCCTGTATTGTTGCTGGCATTTGCAG GCACCACGTTAGGGCATGTAGACAACCTGCAACGCCTGCAAGAGATATGCAAAGCCAACCAGATATGGCTTCATGTAGAAGG GACCCACCTAGCAACCCTGACCCTGCTTTCTGTGCCAACATCTGTGTCATCTGCCCAGTCTGGAGACAGTCTTACTGTCACCTTAGGCACCTGGCTAGGTGTACCTGGGCTGCCCAATGTT ACAATTTTCAAAGAATCAGATGCCACTCTAGTTCATGCAGCTGGTCTGAACACATTTAATACAAAGCTCAAGTTAATGTCCCTACCCATTTGGATGGTGCTTTTGAACATTGGTCATGAGGGCATTGTCAAGCGCATCACATTCTCCTGTGATTTG GCCAAGCAGCTGTATGACCATCTTGACCAGATCACAACTGTCAAGCAGATT AGTCGAGACACGAAGACATCATCTCAGAGGGATTACAGGACCATAAGTGACTTGATAAGCAAAGCAATCAGTGCTTTG cttgtGTTTGAAATTGCAAATCCCACTGTGGTGTTCCGCTATATGGAAGACGTATCAGCACCTG GTGCTATTGTTGCCCCTTATGCAATGAACAGTGAGTCAGAGAATGACCAAAGTAGTGATGTCATCTACTTTGATGCTCTCAATGTTTGG CTTGCTGAGGCCTTGCAGGCAAGTGATCCCAAGGTTCCAATTGAAACAATTGAGGTCGAGAAAGAGGGAATCTGTATCCGATACTGTCCTTTAGAGAATTCGTATG ccaaGGGCACAACAAAGGAGGATATGGAACACTTTATTGAATCTCTTCTGTCTAATATT TCTGTTCTGAATGCATCCACACTACAAAGAAAACGTTTTCAAATGGTTGTTGAAGCACAACCCAACCTGaaaattgtacatttacaaaactgGGCAGGCTTGGGTGCTGTTCG TTATATACCGGACCTGTATCTGAGCCATGAAGACCTTGATGAAAAGGACTTTGAGGGCATAAACAGTATCAATGCTGAGCTGGTTCATCAACTCAAGGCCAAGGACACTGCCTTCTCTATag GACACACAGACTCTGGAGAGGTGTGCGTCAAGTTCGGGTTGATCACTCAGGAAACTGATGTAGAGGAGCTCATTGACATGGTGCAGAGAACAGGCCGTGAAGTGGAAGAGTCAAGCAAG TTCCTCGAGTCTATGTCAGAACTGATCCTTAAGGGCATTGAAGAGGCCAAGAAACAGCTGGTGAAGGAATCTGAACAAAAACTGATGAGTGAG GGTGTGCTGCGCCAAGTGCCTCTAGTCAGCTCCCTTGTTAACTGGTTCTCACCAGTAAAAGATGGGACAAAGGGTCGCAGCTTCAGCTTAACCTCTGGCAAAATTGTCAGCACAGAGGACACCTACAGATACCACGTACAGATCCAAGAGGAAGCGAACAAATCTCCAACCACACACTCCAGTATTACCTCCAGCATCAAGGGTGGGGGCGAGCCAGAGGAGCAGCAAGAAGCCTGCACCACCGCTGGGCGGGTCAAGGCTCAGCTCATCAGCCAGGCCACACCTCCAGCCAGCCCTACATCTGATACTGTAGGTTTAGCTCACACAGTTGCCATGGAGCCTCCAGCAGTAGCAGCACAGCAGCTAAATCATGAGAT